DNA sequence from the Augochlora pura isolate Apur16 chromosome 11, APUR_v2.2.1, whole genome shotgun sequence genome:
tcaatccataaattcaattttgtttgtttatacACGATTTTTGTgctgtttcattttcttgttCAGTTTCAAGGATTATCTGAAGCATGTCTGCTTTTAGGAGATGAATGGATTCACTGGTATTAATAGCCTAAaaggataaatataattttacctGAGATAGCTCAATCTACAAACAATTGCATCTCGCAGGTTATGTTATAATCACCTGTAAATGGGGAGCTATGTGTCTTATCAAAGGGTTCAAAACCAATTCTGTTTCCTCTTCTGATTCAAGCTTATAACCAGAAGTCATTAATCGAGCGATACAGTCTTCTTTCGCTTCTACTAAAGATGTTATTAAATCTTTCTTCGATGTACCTTTTTGGAGGCTATTAAGCCTAGCATCTGCAACATAGCACAAAAACATTATACAGCATCGTTgcatacattaaaaatacataaattatattcttatattttctataaatgcGGTAAGAAACAAATTGCATTATCATACGCAATGACCTCAAAAGAAGCGTACGATAGAAATTACATACAAAGCTTGTTCAAATACTCTTCGGAATCGGCAAGTTTCGAGTGTTCCGATTGATATTCCACAAAAGAATCTTCAAAATTATCGATAGATTTATTGTCATCAATCTCTCGGGCATCTGTCCCGCACCACGGATCGGCGATGTCAGTTTTCATATCTtacaaattcgtataaaaGGAAAGGTTATTTCTTCGCCAGCCCATTGCTTACTGGCTACATCATTCACCGACATCTATGTACAATGTCGCGCAACGTACCACATGTATTTCAATACAAACATAATTGCCAAATTTACATGTATGCATGTGTCCTAAACCACATAGATGCacactatttattatttatatactctaATGCACAGTaggcaattataataaaaaatgtaatacatatcgaaattaaattatatacaatgatgcaatttatatgtatgtacaaaaataatgattagATAATGTGACAATAAATTATGAACAATGTGAGGAAACTCtttatgattaatttattatgaatatacaAATTTGCGTACTTTACACGTTGAAGTACAATTTGACACTAATTTGATATGGTTAGAAAGCATAGAGtgatatagaaaaatgtttacaaaaatatcgtTCACTTTATTACATGGTGTAAGCAGTTGTCAATATCATTTAGTACAATGTTGAGACACTTTTTTCAGtttacaatgttttttttatctatGTATGCATAACATACATGCTGTCTTTTGTTTACATACTACATCTGTATGATAGCTATAGCATATTACATGCTGCCTTTCGTTTAAATACTACATCTGTATGACAGCTATAGCATATCATTTGTTTGTATAtacaatgaatattattattagttcaATGTCAAATCGTATtacattttagaaataataatattgtcaaaGTAATATCAGTCAATAGCATCTGCTTtatcttctaaaaaataagatataaaatatttacttgcTGATACAATGAAAGTCTTATAAACAGTATGAAGTGTTTTTAGTTATGGTGAAATTCAAATACTATAGCGATTTTTGTACCTATAGAATCAATATAAATGATACAAAAAGTACTATTTTTAAGATGTTCGCACCAAGATAGACcttgtacatattttttttcagtATCAAAAACTTATGTAACGAAAAATGTGAtcatcatatttttaatacaaatatacattatgcttgtattttatgttcttttttttttattcaaagcgTATACTTAGTTTGTAACATTAATATCAAAGGTCCAGGAACATTGGCTTCActgatttataaaaacttctaatctaataaattaaaacaaccAATCAcgtgtattttaaaatgatacagaatttgaatatatataaacatactTGGTATAATATGcgtctaaaaaaaatataaattattttcatatccATATATAATGCAATCGAAAAATCCGTGTCAAATAAAAGTTCACGagcaaaaaatgtttaaacttaTATGGATCAAAAGCACTAAGATTGAAGGATAACAATTACAGTGCGAATAAATACGTGTAGGTGTTctcatgaaattttaaaagtacGGAACTGTAAATTGGGACATAACATTCgcatttggaaatatttttttccagttataaattaatacattatccatattcaataaaaatttcaaaacgtTCCATAACTTCTTAatatctgtataaaaatttatttaaaatatttctaaaaatgtacatatatgtaatcTAGTACTGTTTTTAAAAGATGATTATTGCTTCTCGGTCATAAGTCTCacattttattagtttttttttttattatttttagtatgcTATTTGTATCTTTAAAAAGCACTTGCTAATGAAGTGTAAACAACATTATATTTCAACAACACAAgtctatttgaaatataattcaactaatttataatataatttgaccTTTGACATTGTGTTAAATGGAAGCAAATTTAAGACTTAATAGCAGTCTCATGTTTTCTTACTTTTATGTACAAAAATGATAGAACTTGAaagaattttagttttataatcACAgcatttactaatatttttaacagctTAATACCTCCtgaaactttcttttttttatggtTATATTTCATGTTTTAGTATTGTATACTTGTGAATAGATTAATTATCCATTACCTACTTGCTTTACTTTtagttattacatatttaatttgatttatacgCACAGCAGCAATCTAGCAATgtaatttcaatgtaatatatatattgaacaCCTTTGCATTCTGTTCAtttaaataggaaaaatatttacatttgatttttaaattgtggCTGTCATTCttcaagatattaaatattccgtaaataataaataattcatttttttcgttgttatagataactaaaaaaaaaaaagaatacagAATTACCatcttaaaaattcatgttaCATCAGTCGTTCTTATctgatataaattttacagtGCGAAAAGAATGCAGgattaagtattatttatgtgatgtaataataatgcaataatgaTATACTCACTTGGATTCTAAATCTAATGATCctatatataaagaaaaaaatcacaaCCTGCAAGTCGCCAATTACATACtagtaacaaaaatatgattaatattgtaataaattatgccATGTCTGGCTTCAGGAATTTTATGAGCGGCGTACAATGTATCTATCAGAATCTAAAAGTCCCTAAATCTCtagagaaaatatattcgttaTAGTGTCATAGTATTGTCgttataaagaataaaatatgcttTGAACAATCTACTAGATTCGTTTTTGATTATGAAAATCAGATTGATGGAGGTATTCggtaatgtaataaataaaataattataacaatacaaATACCTTTTCCTTAAGTAAAAGTATTCCCAAGAAAGAGAAGTATCAATCTATGCAATATTAGCGAGGATTAAGGATTAAGAAATCCTGATAACAAAGTAGCCATGCTTGATCACAGAGGATATTCTAGagagtctaataattataatatttatgcacCACTTGAAGGTCTTTCCCAACAACATAACCACCTGCGCCACAACGGCATGGGTTTCCTACGCCTAAATAATAAACTTGCACCACCTCTTCTGGTATTAAGAGCACTAACTATTGCCTGATCGAATGCTTCTTTAAGATCATGTTGAGTCAACGCAGAAGTCTCTACATAACTTACAGCACCCACTCTTTGAACTAATTGATGTCCTTGAGTGGTTGTAATTGGTGTTTGACCATATCTTGCTAACTGTAATTTACGTTGTACATCTGACCTTAGATCACTTTTTGTGCCTACCTGTAATTATTACCATCAATTTAGACTTATGCTTTAGTGTTTAAGTTTAATgtctttttgtataaattgtgCTATTTTATAGTTGTCctagaaattatataacatacattaaaattgtataatatagaattattaccAAAATAATAGGCGCATTTGGGCAATATT
Encoded proteins:
- the LOC144477043 gene encoding uncharacterized protein LOC144477043, translating into MKTDIADPWCGTDAREIDDNKSIDNFEDSFVEYQSEHSKLADSEEYLNKLYARLNSLQKGTSKKDLITSLVEAKEDCIARLMTSGYKLESEEETELVLNPLIRHIAPHLQAINTSESIHLLKADMLQIILETEQENETAQKSCINKQN